One Bemisia tabaci chromosome 4, PGI_BMITA_v3 genomic window, CGAGGCAGGTTGCAAGCGACAAGTTTTTGATGCGAGCAGCAGAGAAAGACAGGATAAAAATCTGAACTGCATAATGCTCTTCTTTGTCCGATAAGGAGAGGGACACCAGGAAATCTGACGTCCACATCGATAAAAGTAGCATGACACTTACTTGCAGCTTCCAAATATGCATTTGGGGATGTCCATTCGATAGACTTTACAAACATCATTCGTTGATATTTCGTAGTCCGCGGGCGCATTTTCTGCCCAGGCCCAGGCATTTTTCCGCACATCTTTCTTCGGAGGAGCCATCACATTTCAGCATGAATAACACATTCCTTGTACCCGATGATAGAAATTAAAAACCGCCCCGAAATTGAATGAATCCGAAAACGCGTAACCGATGCTAGAAGCTAGAACTCCGAATTCAAAATGCAAGTGCAAAAGTGCACATTTTAGGTTATGGGTTCTGCTGATTGTTTTACTTCTACCAACTTTCGCCAGTCTCTCTTTTGGCGCTAGTGTACATACCCGTGCAGCATGGCACTTGTGTTGCATAACTAAAATCTGAAGGCGAAAGATGCCGTCATTTCCTCGTCTATGTATGATTGGTAACTggctgtaatgaatttttttttctggggaGGGGGAATTTTTTAATAGGTGCGGCTAATGTCATTCCAGGCCTCAATATTCTTGGTGCAGAAATAGCATATCGCTGTATTCCAATGACCGCCCGGTAATATTAACTTCGActtttgattgaaatttatGGGTTGTATCACATTGGTCCTCAGCGAAAATTTGAACCGCATGTCAAAAACATTCAtggtaccaaaaaaaaaaaaaaaatgcggttTTCAGCGGTTGACTGAAGCTTGGCAAAAATGCCCTCTCCTCTGGTTCCACATGCTTATACTTTTACTGGCGAAGAACTCGTGACTAAAGTCACGGGTTTACATGATTCGCCAGAAATTTTAATTGCAATATTGCTCACTTCATTAATGAACCGGAATGCAAGAGAAGTGCGGAACCAAGAGGCCAGAATTGTTTTAATGGACATTTAattcgaccgaaaaataaaaacgaacctgtttttgactaaaaattgtaGGCAAACTGAGATGACGTTAACCTAACGTCTTCCTTCCCGTTTAGCATAAAACTCTAATTTGTGGGATTCCGATTGAGCTTGCCATGAGCtgccactattcgaccacgtgggaacCTGTGTTGAATACGCTGAAATTTAAGGCGACCTCACACGTCGCACGTTATTCTAGTAATCTTTTCCTGTGCGGtaaaaagccattttttgaaAGTATAGTAAGTGCACAGTAgttagtcggcaatcacataactcggttagcgacgtcgcagacttcctgtcatacttcattttttaaacggaaaactactcaacggcaattctttaaaatactcgtgatttttcttctctgtgcgaagaaaagtctgcagaaacttcaaggaatgatgtcaatttgttctcttataaaaaataacatggaggtggagattttcagacaccgaaaacgagttatgtgattgccgacttacaccgtcgatttcctctctctcttgtACATTCACTTCGGGTATTCAAGACAGGAAAAAGTTGACAGAAacagttttaaatatttttgcttcttttttttccttttttttatcgagGGGAAAAATTTGCTCCACAGTGCCATCAAACAAGGGTGCTGAAACACTACCCCATGAAGGGCGGCCCCTCAAATACCTATACGGCAGCGGTGCCGATGAAAGGCGACCAGCCACCAGTggtccgattattgaaactatgtcggtCCGACAGACCTAGTTTGTTCTTATCTGAGCGATATATGAGAGGCTTGGAGAGCGAGGCGCATCTAAGCAGTTTTTGAAGtaattgagttattaatgatttcaagtaaaactggtcTTAATGTATTGTGAAAAATAgtcgctcccgaattccaatttttaagcatcaaaaattcagcatgaactttctttccgccatgagggtCTATGtattttcgaaacttcaaacacttatTTCTCGAGATAGCAAAAATTGCCCTAATGCGCCTTGGCCTCCAAGCCCCCCCATATCTCATTTCGGTGTTTCAttgggctgctttaaactttcaattcagtggcgtggcgtgctttgcgatatatcgattgctttgccatttaaaactatgagaaaggatcgagagacagggtgttcgcagcgaacactttaataatcgattatttaccatagcttcaaatggcgagataccGACAATCgttcattcacgccacgccactgtttcaaTTAGTCGACCCGCAGGGTGACCCTTGCGGCCAAGCCACTGAAGATGTTACTTCCGACCACGTGGAGTTGGTAGATACCAGCCGTAACCCACTATTTAAACAATCCCTCCGAATACATacaaattagagtacctttatagggacaGTATGGACAAATCGATTTATGTTGCTCTTTCtttgggcccaaaagggcgacaaagtgtaaaacgaaaatccagaaaagtgccgctgccaacctatgcatttgaaatattaatcaaATACGGCCGACtgcgcattgtaaacaagcgtctttaaggattaagattttgaaactgagaaaatataTGCGAAACCaaagttttataatttttgatcggtTATGAAACGGCGGGTAGcaagaattatgaaaattagtgCTACTGGATGTAGTTcgagttggaccgcgttaaacagaaaggaaccaagccacatcagctattccctggtaaaaattggcgataggagctgcgtttcaaaatactataggagttcttatagccgactgaagagggcgatagaaaatcatatagctggctgtagaaagagGAAAATATCATACGGCTGGGCTACTCgaatcgataaaaaattatacagccgggctatagttcctatcgccgggctttacactctatcgcctggctgttgctttttcgccattggctataaaaggctataagaaattgagtagaaattcttgtgctttgtaaatccttaagtttgtacggaatcacctcaatatttacaaaacgcacattatattttcctatactacatatttttttttttttcatcaattaaaatgagaatactccatgcagagtgtgcaaacatttcaaagtcatgagttgaaaaacgctgactccgcgagattaaatattagaacctaacacaaagcggagcggcggcgcaccggcgcctacaaacctaacagggatacttcacgcatagcgcaatgcgtgaagtatccctgttaggtttgcaggcgccaaatgcgcgttcagcgctggctgcgcgcccgccgcgccgcgccgcagcgtaccgcggcgcttgaagcaactatttcacaccagaagtattgcacagtatcatacgaaattgaaggcgcttcaacataataggaatgtcaggcatccttcataagaacggagctttcctcgcaaattaaatcaagatactgcggcccaaaaagagatcggtagtccaaaaactcactaagtcctagcataagaagctattggaaatcttacagccggctaaaggtcgatggtattttggaacacagattctactgccaatttttaccagggttgccaaatttaattgggcaatttaattttttacatgaaaacggttgtgcagattttcgtgcaaatttcagcgaaaattCTCCACGgtatacgaagcaaattcctaaaaattttccatgaaatccgaacaaacgttctctcataaaaaatttaattgcccggttaaacttggcgatagctgatgtagcttggttcctttccgataaactcggtccagctCATAGGTTTGGCCCATAACTTTTGGgtcccaagagctacatgacctgattgATCAATCCTTtaactccaaattttcgagtcgTCCATACTCTTCCTATAATGGTACTCTTATACAAATATGACTCCGTTTTATCCCCGATTGAAGCTCAGCGTTTATTGGCCCTTAAAAGGGCCGTTTTCAAAGTGGGCGCtgtttcaacaatcatcatCCTTCGGCGGCGGAGTCGGGGGCTTGCAAGCGGCCCGACCGGTTGCCGGCCCGAACTTGCCAAGTGCGAGGTGCGCCTCCGCGATAGCATGTTCGGCGAGGGAGCCACGGACGACCAACTTGAGGGCATCAAGGACGTGGCGATGGCTCATCGTCTGCATGTGGTTGATCCGCACCAGGTGCCCGGCCTCGGTGGCCAGCCGCTCGAAGAAGTCGTGGATGAAGCTGCTCATCACCAGCGCCCCTTTCCGCGTGATGCTCCGGTTCGAGAACATCATCTTGACCATCTTGTGCGCGTAGATCTCGAACGGTTGCCGCCGCATCCTGTCCTTCTTACGCTTGGCGGGCATGGCGCCCGGCATCGGGCAGTGCCTCATCTCGTCCATGTTTGAAGAGTTCTTACCGAAAGGCCACATTCGAACGTCTCAGGCGCATAGTTATTGGGGAATGAGCTTAGCGCGCGAGGGGGCCTCTTTTTATAGGGAAAGCGATACTGTGGGCCATCCAATCGCATTACGTATTTAAGCACAGAAGACTTCTTTCGTTCGTAAAAGGGTGCCAGATGGTGAGTAAGCTGAGCAGACAGAAAAGCCATTAACTCCACACAGAAACCTCCGGAGATCGTTGGTTTTTTCTTACATTTGTCGAAAGCGCTATATTTTCATGAAGCTTGGCATCTGAGCGTCTTCTACCTCTTAGTCTTCGCTGTATATTGTGCGAGCTTTTGAACACCATGGTTACGAGCTTTCCGCTCTCGATCAATTTCTGTCCGTATATTTCTTGTCCGAATAATCGAAGTAGCTAGACCGCTCGAAAAGGACATATTTTACCGCCGCAAGCGTTTTTGCTGAGTTGGCAATTTT contains:
- the LOC109031453 gene encoding histone H2B, yielding MDEMRHCPMPGAMPAKRKKDRMRRQPFEIYAHKMVKMMFSNRSITRKGALVMSSFIHDFFERLATEAGHLVRINHMQTMSHRHVLDALKLVVRGSLAEHAIAEAHLALGKFGPATGRAACKPPTPPPKDDDC